The Daucus carota subsp. sativus chromosome 9, DH1 v3.0, whole genome shotgun sequence genome window below encodes:
- the LOC108202015 gene encoding 3-ketoacyl-CoA synthase 2, which yields MLIMLYVMLSKYLEFYFPMTILFCIIVMFSVRFYVKRVSRNVYLLNFACYKPPASLMCSKQQFMDLSRRSGAFREESLAFQKKVLERSGIGEKAYISEGLHRVPAEVSTREARKEAEKVIFGAIDELLSKVQNVKVSDIGILVLNCSMFNPTPSLSSAIVNRYNLRSNILSYNLAGMGCSAGNISIDLAKNLLQVHSNYYALVINLECSNENWYRGNDRSMLVSNCIFRMGGAAILLSSCPIDRFSSKYQLTHTVRTHKGADDLAYNSVLKQEDDDTIVGVKLSKHLIAVAGDAIKTNIMTLGPLVLPVSEQLVFLATMLAKKVLKMKIKPYVPDFKKAIEHFMIHAGGPAVLDAVEKNLMITEWHMEPSRMTLYRFGNTSSCSIWYQLAYAEAKGRIRKGNRVWQIAFGSGFKCSSCVWHALRNVDPVLEISPWTDLIDDFPVRVSKAQVFE from the exons ATGTTGATCATGTTATATGTGATGCTATCAAAGTACCTCGAATTCTATTTCCCTATGACAATATTGTTCTGTATTATAGTCATGTTTTCAGTAAGATTCTACGTGAAACGGGTTTCAAGAAATGTTTATCTTCTGAATTTCGCGTGTTACAAGCCACCGGCCTCTCTAATGTGTAGCAAACAACAATTCATGGACCTATCAAGAAGATCAGGAGCCTTCAGGGAAGAAAGTTTAGCTTTTCAGAAGAAGGTATTGGAGAGGTCAGGAATAGGTGAGAAGGCCTATATTTCGGAAGGGTTGCACAGAGTTCCAGCAGAAGTGAGCACGAGGGAGGCACGTAAAGAGGCAGAGAAGGTGATATTTGGTGCCATAGATGAGCTCCTGAGTAAGGTGCAGAATGTGAAGGTTAGTGACATTGGAATTTTGGTGTTGAATTGCAGCATGTTCAATCCAACACCTTCATTATCTTCGGCTATTGTGAATCGTTACAATCTAAGAAGCAATATTCTGAGCTACAATCTCGCTGGAATGGGTTGCAGTGCAGGAAATATTTCTATTGACCTTGCCAAAAATCTTCTACAA GTGCATTCAAATTACTACGCCCTTGTAATAAACCTAGAATGTAGTAACGAGAACTGGTATAGAGGCAATGATCGCTCAATGCTCGTCTCTAATTGCATCTTCCGCATGGGTGGTGCTGCAATTCTCCTCTCCAGTTGCCCCATCGATAGATTCTCTTCAAAGTACCAACTCACTCATACTGTGCGTACTCACAAGGGCGCAGATGACCTCGCCTACAACTCCGTCTTGAAACAAGAAGACGACGACACCATTGTAGGCGTCAAACTCTCCAAACACCTTATTGCTGTTGCAGGAGATGCAATAAAAACGAACATCATGACATTAGGCCCATTGGTCCTTCCAGTGTCCGAGCAGCTCGTATTTCTAGCTACAATGCTTGCCAAGAAGGTCTTGAAGATGAAAATCAAGCCATATGTTCCGGATTTCAAGAAGGCTATAGAGCATTTTATGATACATGCAGGAGGACCAGCAGTGCTGGACGCGGTGGAGAAGAATCTGATGATCACGGAATGGCACATGGAGCCTTCGAGAATGACGCTCTACAGGTTTGGGAATACTTCCAGCTGTTCTATCTGGTATCAGCTTGCGTATGCTGAGGCCAAGGGGAGGATCCGAAAAGGTAACAGGGTTTGGCAAATTGCGTTCGGATCAGGCTTCAAGTGTAGCAGTTGTGTGTGGCATGCTCTGAGAAATGTCGATCCGGTTCTGGAGATTAGTCCTTGGACGGATTTGATCGATGATTTCCCGGTTAGGGTGTCCAAAGCACAAGTTTTTGAGTAG
- the LOC108201656 gene encoding 3-ketoacyl-CoA synthase 11, which produces MFSVRYYMKRVSRNVYLVNFACYKPPASQMCSKQQFMDISRRPGAFREESLAFQKKVLERSGIGEKTYISEGLHRVPAEVSTREARKEAEKAMFGAIDELLSKVKNVKVSDIGILVLNCSMFNPAPSLSSAIVNRYKLRSGILSYNLGGMGCSAGNISIDLAKHLSQVHSNYYALVINLECNNENWYRGNDRSMLVSNCIFRLGGAAILLSSCPVDEFSSKYQLTHTVRTHKGADDLAYNSVVQQEDDDNMVGVKLSKQLIAVAGDAIKTNITTLGPLVLPVSEQLVFLATMLARKVLKMKINPYVPDFKKAIEHFMIHAGGPAVLDAVEKNLMITEWHMEPSRMTLYRFGNTSSCSIWYQLAYAEAKGRIRKGDRVWQIAFGSGFKCSSCVWRALKNVDPALEISPWMDEIDDFPVRVSKAQVFE; this is translated from the exons ATGTTTTCAGTAAGATATTACATGAAACGGGTTTCAAGAAATGTTTATCTTGTGAATTTCGCGTGTTACAAGCCACCGGCCTCTCAAATGTGTAGTAAACAACAATTCATGGACATATCAAGAAGACCAGGAGCCTTCAGGGAAGAAAGCTTAGCTTTTCAGAAGAAGGTATTGGAGAGGTCAGGAATAGGTGAGAAGACATATATTTCAGAAGGGTTGCACAGAGTTCCAGCAGAAGTGAGCACGAGGGAGGCACGCAAAGAGGCAGAGAAGGCGATGTTTGGTGCCATAGATGAGCTCTTGAGTAAGGTGAAGAATGTGAAGGTCAGTGACATTGGAATTTTGGTGTTGAATTGCAGCATGTTCAATCCAGCACCGTCATTATCTTCGGCTATTGTGAATCGCTACAAGCTAAGAAGCGGTATTCTGAGCTACAATCTTGGTGGAATGGGTTGCAGTGCAGGAAATATTTCTATTGACCTTGCCAAACATCTTTCACAA GTGCATTCAAATTACTACGCCCTGGTAATAAATCTAGAATGTAACAACGAGAACTGGTATAGAGGCAATGATCGCTCAATGCTCGTCTCTAATTGCATCTTCCGCTTGGGTGGTGCTGCAATTCTACTCTCCAGTTGCCCCGTTGATGAATTCTCTTCAAAGTACCAACTCACTCACACAGTGCGTACTCACAAGGGTGCAGATGACCTCGCCTACAACTCCGTAGTGCAACAAGAAGACGACGACAACATGGTAGGCGTCAAACTCTCCAAACAGCTTATTGCTGTCGCAGGAGATGCAATAAAAACGAACATCACGACATTAGGCCCATTGGTCCTTCCAGTATCCGAGCAGCTCGTATTTTTAGCTACAATGCTCGCCAGGAAGGTCTTGAAGATGAAAATCAATCCATATGTTCCGGATTTCAAGAAGGCTATAGAGCATTTTATGATACATGCAGGAGGACCAGCCGTGCTGGACGCGGTGGAGAAGAATTTGATGATCACGGAATGGCACATGGAGCCTTCGAGAATGACGCTCTACAGGTTTGGGAATACTTCCAGCTGTTCTATCTGGTATCAGCTTGCGTATGCTGAGGCTAAGGGGAGGATCAGAAAAGGTGACAGGGTTTGGCAAATTGCATTCGGATCAGGCTTCAAGTGTAGCAGCTGTGTATGGCGTGCTCTGAAAAATGTCGATCCGGCTCTGGAGATTAGTCCTTGGATGGATGAGATCGATGATTTCCCGGTCAGGGTGTCCAAAGCACAAGTTTTTGAGTAG